In Raphanus sativus cultivar WK10039 unplaced genomic scaffold, ASM80110v3 Scaffold0687, whole genome shotgun sequence, the following proteins share a genomic window:
- the LOC130502794 gene encoding uncharacterized protein LOC130502794 yields MLAISAFKRGLLPEGDLYKELIKYKCRIMEDVLSRAWAQVRWEEDVASRAKAGPKYDQKSSKPTRNDHDEPSHPKSTRETSIPNRGMYQHRPLPRSEGMMVSTWPDISHLAISKPELIGVLRQMGRQVKWPPKMKAAEANRNLKRWCEFHSDHGHTTEDCIALKREVAELLKKGYQREFLSDKAKNLLNKEGPGLPIEATPALPPQQDRVIHVISGGSELSGISSAAAKRNEISFTAREQEKVLAPHHDALVISLTIENCLVKQILVDNGSFSNIIFHSAFADLGLEPTALTRKATPLVGFSGEVKQTLGEVLLPVYAEGINQATKFLVVDCPSSYNVILGRPWIHDMGAVPSTLHQLVKFPTPWGIKVVKGDQENARSCYQTTLKGKTQVL; encoded by the exons ATGCTGGCTATCTCAGCCTTTAAGCGGGGTCTACTTCCGGAGGGAGATCTttacaaggagctgatcaaatacaagtgcaggaTTATGGAAGACGTATtgtctcgtgcttgggctcaagtaaggtGGGAAGAAGACGTTGCTAGTAGGGCCAAAGCCGGTCCGAAGTACGATCAGAAGTCATCAAAGCCTACTAGGAATGACCACGATGAGCCCTCTCATCCCAAGTCCACTAGGGAGACTAGTATCCCGAACAGGGGCATGTACCAGCATCGACCTTTGCCTAGATCCGAGGGAATGATGGTGTCTACATGGCCTGACATCTCCCATCTTGCGATATCCAAACCGGAACTTATCGGCGTCCTACGACAAATGGGTCGTCAAGTCAAGTGGCCTCCTAAGATGAAGGCCGCAGAGGCTAATCGAAACCTCAAGCGATGGTGTGAGTTCCATAGTGATCATGGTCATACTACGGAGGATTGCATAGCCCTGAAGAGGGAAGTCgccgagctcctcaagaaaggTTACCAAAGGGAGTTCCTCTCGGATAAGGCCAAAAACCTTCTAAATAAGGAAGGTCCCGGTCTCCCTATCGAGGCAACTCCTGCATTGCCACCACAACAAGACagggtgatccatgtcatctcaggcGGATCAGAGCTAAGCGGAATTAGCAGTGCCGCAgccaagagaa ACGAGATCAGcttcactgcaagggagcaggagaaggtcctTGCCCCTCATCACGACGCTcttgtcatttcacttaccatagaaaactgcttggtcaagcaAATACTAGTAGACAATGGGAGCTTCAGCAACATAATCTTCCATTCAGCCTTCGCCGACCTAGGGTTAGAACCTACAGCGCTAACTAGAAAGGCGACTCCCCTtgtaggcttcagtggagaaGTCAAGCAAACCTTAGGAGAGGTCCTTCTCCCCGTGTACGCCGAGGGGATAAACCAAGCCACAAAGTTCCTAGTCGTCGACTGCCCTTCATCATACAACGTGATAttgggaaggccttggatccacgacatgggagccgtaccttcaACTTTGCATCAGCTGGTCAAGTTCCCAACCCCTTGGGGCATTAAGGTGGTCAAGGGAGATCAAGAGAATGCTAGGTCCTGCTATCAGACTACTCTTAAGGGAAAGACTcaggtcttatag